aaaatatgtaccttttaatattttaattagttttttatattttatattttatttttattgaaagtaggtcattagcactaaaatataaggttgattgtcttctcaaggaaaaatactaaaaataatttaaattttttgaaaaatatatgatgcagtagagaaaagaatctatgtcaagatgatataattattttctaattttgataaataattaagaaaaaaggtggtgggaattggaaagagttatatctCAACACACTTGActattcaaatttattgaaaaatatatatttataaaaaatagtaaaaaatatatccatgcactaaagtttcaagttatcaatatacacacaaaaattgaagaaaaaaggtaaaatttactaaataaagtgtggtggcttgtgtaacttcaatttcaacattttatcaacaactaaattatagtgtttactttataaaaaactaaattcaaataatattttaaatttttgttaaaattacaaacataaaatagataaaagaatataaattttattagtttacatcatttcaaaattcaaaacatatattttactTTCTATGGATTTGATTttaaaagttgaatcagcattgaccatttcctttataaaactgTGACacggctttgtacttttacccatgttcaatgtcatgcaatatatcaattccattcttatcactttgaatcatgcacttaaggcctttaattaatggaagagcttcacaattagggtattcttgggacattcattgttgaaaattatcaaattgattatccaatgtggaaagttgatataaataaaccctagttaaagcttcttcttcatcatgggattcatcaataaGGTAAAtatgcacatgattaggatgggaagaattagcatgatcctcattaaataactcacccaaattaggctccatttcctcgataattaaaccttgggaagccttaattctaatgcttcgtttAATGGGGATAGGATAGTTAGGACTAATattggtaaaactcatgcactagagggaaatttgaattttgaattttggaacaaaactTACAAaaatgattaatgcaaaatttaagaaaatactaattacacaatttgaactttgttgggggaagaagatgacacaatttcaaaaaaagaaaagaaattggaattttaaaattagggccaagggaataccacttaattttaatttAGAACTTTTAAAATCAGGACAGACtgtaattaacctcttaattttaaaaaatttcttgaaatttaaaatgttaaattttggaggtatttccgattctagagggatcaaaaattgaaaaaattagccaatcttatggatttaggctattaaatacagtcataacagtctccctaaattttgggaaaaaagtcgaggaccgtggcgagaacacacatggtctgaccaactttttttttaattttcaggcatgaatattatgatgatttcaaagctaaccccaaaaaattgatgaattttacaacctttagatgggcgaaatgaaggttcaaatgtagaaatatgaccctattagggttttgaagaaaaagaggaattgaattgaaaatttgaaaaaggtcaaacctaatggataggaagACCTTAGagaatgtttagaaatttgaatgtgaaagaaaattatttgaattttgcacaaaatccaattaaatgtGAAAATTAGGGCTTTATGACCTAACAacgtaattttaaaatttgaattgtgggaaaaaggaggaaaattgaaaatttgaattatagggatgaaaacaagtctgagaacaatcagagatctgaaaattaaatgtaaatccaatttttgcacaagttcaagatgatttctAAAACATAGGGTTTTaacaaataacctcttaattttgtaaatttgatttgcaaattgaacaagacaatgaataaATTGAACttgacaaacaaaataattttcagatctaagataaccacaagcaatttttacaaatcacaagttctattttaattttaaaaactagggttttgaatgatttaaccactaagtttgcagaaaatttaaacttgcaaatgaaaaatatgcaattttgtttaaaggaaagcatgcaagacgtcgggttcaccaaaatgtaatgtgatgAAATGTGAATGATGGAAATCAAGAGGAAACTActtttccctccaaggagagatgaaatttcACTACaaattcccttcaaacacttttcacctaattacattggaagaggagaggagaattcactataTTCAACCTCTCGACAACAAGAAGATAGAAttttgagtgaaatgggaatgataagctaatcccctcttcctatttgaaatggaaaggaattgattgggATATGTAGTACAAaaatgacaaagaattgattataactcaagatcaggaaatgggatgaagttgtgcacctggatctggcagtaatatgtcgaaacgaagtcaccctacgaatttgaggaaaagttgcccagacagtggtgggaatgtacacgatcctccgaaaaatctaggaaatgaaaaggattttttcacctctacaaatagaacctgaatctgaaagtacagttgtgcacctacaacctacacatagaaaagagaggaaaatgggttgggattgggggtttgcctttaggtcaaaccccagttttggaattaaccaagtaatgaaagaaagtactttcaagtagatgtaaatgaaagaatgaattgtaaATGACCTCAaaggaggttgtggtagcaatgctgatagaaatgcttgtgtggaattgaatgttgtaatcaatctcctcttcaatggttgagtccttgaattgaatgtaacacctagccttgaagggagacttgagaatgctcaatgctggaaaagaatgcttgaatgcttgatcgcttatgcaacttgacaaactccaaTATTATCCAACCTCAACTTATGCAGCTTCCactttatgcaaatgagaggaggaatgccccttaaatacatgttagtggatttgattttcgtcacGAGCCAACATCAGGGGAGTTTCTCACTCATAGCACAACCCACATTACATTCTCTAGGAAGGTCCTACCCCAAACTAGGGCATGGACagaggcaccatgcccctatcgtGGGAGAAAAAGGGTGTCACGCTcctgtcctaggggggatagtggcaccacacccctgtcctacccctttctctagggtgtAGTTCGGatagggtgatgcagaggccaaggaagaagtttatCCTAAGGGTTGAGGAGtctttggtctccgatcaggctagaggaatCAATTTCGCATGTGTGAGGATAATGCAgacgaaaattgctagggtcaaaattttatgacactacacggTGTTGCACCAATATAATTTCCCTGTTTGAGTAGACACAACTTCAACTAGGTACATAAACtggtagacatcccctttgtctaccttactaacttgcaGCAGTCCAAACCCGATTGGTCATATCAGCATCCTGTGATAACCTCTTCATTTGGTGGGTGCCCTGCTAATTGACATCCAACTGCATATCAGTCCTgcacttcttcattagctcaccctaCTTTCTCATTGGGCATATGCTTgtcggttggcaacaatgcacttcCAACAAATCACtcaccagtagtcataccataccggtctccaatacttactcaccgGTCAACTTCTCAACTTATGTCTCCACCACAAGCCAaaactaacttgtgtaccgatgactccaaTGACAACACAATCTGGTTGACATTATCTTCTTATCGATGACAAGCTATACTGGTAAcctgctatactagttgacatcaatgacagctataccaacaatctctcatacTGGTTGCcatgctataccagttgacatcgatgacaacataatgccaataaATTTTTCTTGGATTTGATTTTACCAAACACAAACATTCAAAATTTGTTCACCCTGATCTATAATGTCTAAAAATCTTGCAAAGATAATGGTGTTCATCAACACGCTATGTTACAATGTCAAATTGTTAGGATCAAATTCTTCTACATCAAACCACTCAATTGACTAACACTATGACTTGAAGCAAAGATCCAAAGACATTGTACACAAGCATGTACATGACCTAAATGCAATTGAAGTAGATTTTATTCTTTACAATTTTGACATCAAAGTGATTTCTAATGGATCTCCTTTTCTTAGCATGACTAATAAATGACTTGTTTAGGCTCATAAATACCAACATATAACAATATATTATACTAATATACACTAATTCTACTCATAAATTCTAATAAGGAGGGGAAATAATAATAGAATTATTAAAAAGACACAATGGTGGAGTAGATTTGAGTGATGGTGAGTGGGAGAGTAATGCGAGATACGACTAGGGTTTCAGCAGGGGATGCAGAGGAATCTAAAGATGCAGATGGTGATAGCAATGTGGGCCTCCCTCTATTCTCCTTACCCTTCCTTGGTGGTGTCTTAGTAGTGTCTTCTTTGTTTGGGCTTGGGTGGTGTGTCGTTTCATGGGGCTATGCCTGCAATAGGAGATATATGATCGACACGATGTTTGGGGCCGCCTCTGTGGTGTGGCGTATTGGTGTTGCAGTGCTTCTAAGGGCTGATGTTTGTGATTTATGCACCTGGGAGTTGATCTCATGGTATGGAGTCTTCCTAGTTGTTGCTCATTCTGATGGGTGGTGTGGTTTTGGTGTGCGGTGTTGCTCTATAATTGAGGCTTTTTGTGCGGAGGAAGGCTTAGATGCTATGGAGGTTTAGGTGGTTTCCTTCTCTGATCTGTCTATTGTGCATGCCCTCCCAGTGGTCTAGGATCCAAGGGGTGCTCCAAGTGTAGGGTTTTGCCTTTTTTTCTTGGTTTCCCCTCTCCCCTTGGGGTCGATTCTGGAGCTGATGGGGGTATCTGTGAGGGAGATCTTTCTGTTTCTGAGGGGTTTTTTTTTtagcttcctctcaaagacttcaTGTGCTTATCTTGTGCTACTTTTATCCTGAGGTTGTTCAACTTTTTCTCTATTCTGGGAAGTCCTCCTATAGAGGTAGAGGGGATTTTTCTTTGTTGGTCCATGATTTTTATGTGTGGGCTTCTAGGTTTATCTCCTCCTACCCTCTttgaggtggccctttctcctatAGAGGCAGAGATTTGGTGGTTGGGAGTGGTCGGGTTTCTGCTTGTTGCGTGAGAGTTTTAAGGGTTGATGATCCACATTCTTTCTTGTCCTATTAAGGTGAACCTCTTCCCTATTGAGGTGGGAAGATGGTGTGAGAAGGCCTTTTGAGTGAATTTGTTGCTCGAGCTACTAGTTGGGGCTACACACCATTActttcttgtgggttttcaaggtATGGTCTGGGATTTTTTTTCCCTACTTTCTAGACATTTTGGGGGTTTAAGGGAGCCTTCCAAAACTTTCCTTTTGTATGtattgaaggttaggggagcctttcaaaacccgcACATGTGCTTTTAGGTTTTTTCCTTTTTTGTGTGTGTTGGTTCTAGGAGCCTTGTTTTTCCCATAGGCAAGCTGGATGCTAGTATTTTTAAAGGGTCCAATCTGGCTAGTTGTATTGTTGGCAGGCTGAAAACTTTGTtataggttaagggagcctggTAAAACCCTTGTTTTTTGGTTTTGGGAGCCAGTTTAAAACCCATGATTAAGGTTAGGGGATCCTTTCAAAACCCCATTAGTCCAGATTATGagtatatgttgatctattgtAATCTGGTGTTGTTGAAGGTGATGGATGTCTGGATACACCCATGGAAAAATttgtaggttaagggagccttgtaaaacccttgtttATGTGTTAGGGATGATTTTATGTCTAGTTTGTCGTTTGGTTGCGGGTATGttgatgttcttttcttttagcaGCATTGTACTttgggttccagatcctggtaaaatctaagggtttcaggtcccttcaaaacctctggggtttcaggtcccctcaaaacttgttgtaCAAGGTTTTAggtccccttaaaacctgtttacccaatcaaaaaataataatagaattataatttaaaattttgaaattcaagtTCATactcatacatcataaaattgatTCCAATTGGTGCATAAACAAAATTTCACAATAAGATATTAAATGTCAAGAATTAGGGAGTCCATATATTGAAGTACTTATGAACAATTTGTAATAAATGAGGGGTGAATCATATATCTATGATAATAAGTGTAAATAAGAGTACATGGAAATGGATAGGGATTAGAGCATGAGAAAAATTTAGCACAAGAGTGCATTCTTTATTGATATAAAATTGTATTAAACATGTTCTATTgagataggtatatatatatatatatatatatatatatatatatatatatatatatatatatatatatatatatatatatatatatatagtggtaATTAGAGTACAAATGTATACTAAGTTGTATAAAGTAATGGATCATTCTTTGACTCATCTTGTGTTTCTCTCCTTGGCATGAGAATTatgtaaaaacttgaaaaaatataaaaatatatgtaaTGAGTAGCTTCCACTACAAAACTAAAATAGACATAAATTGTACTATATTAAATTGTACCAATTTACAATTTCAAACTCTATTTGTGTCCATATTTTTGTTGTGTCCTTCCCTagatcattttaagcctatttgggcCCTATTCTAGTTTTTAGTTCAATTATCAATAGTGTAATCTAACTGCCATCGAATATTCATTAAAACCTGATTTAGATTAAAAAAACCCAATACTCTTTGTTGGTGTTAGGGTTTCCACCCTATCCCAAGATCTCAATTTACAAGCACACCTTCACACATGAGAGAAGCAAACCAAATGAATACTATTTCACCAAAGAATAAAATGTATTGATGTGAGTATAAATGTACAAGAGCCCTGCTTATAAAGGAAAAGATGAGAGGTAACAAAACATAGTATGTCCCCATGTGTCAATAAGATGAGAGGGTAGGTATAACCACTCAACAATCCAACTAGAACTCTCAATGCACTTAGGAAATGATAAATGTAGTTGGTTATCTGAGTTGTGCTTAAGTAAATGTAAATAGGTAAACCACCATTTAATCCAACAACCCCTCTTAAGTGCAACTAATTAGGGAGTACAATATGCAATGTGAGATGCATTATGGGTCCCAACAACATcaccatattaggtacccatgtacaactaaaatgcaatgaaatctctcaaaatgaataaaaggataaaaatcgtgtaggagaaaactcctctccaaaagagagaacatAAAGGACTAAGAAACCTCCAAAATGATGATGTCACAAAACAAGAACATGAAGAAAATCATTGAAGAACAAAGAATCTACAAACATCTATTGAAAGAAGACAAATATGGTGCTATAACTAAGAACTTCCTCCAAAACAAGATGACGATCAGGATCAGGAAGACAAAAACTTGCATGAGTGCCCCAAATGATGCTACTTGAACAAATATCAATGAAAAATATAGGTggcacatgaatctgcatgagtgaccccaatgacacTTTTCAATCGATGAAGTTGCATGAGTGATCTCATCATCACTACTCAACCATGATATTTGAAAATATAGGTACAATAATTTGAAGAACCATGATCGACTATGAATTTTCCTCcacaaaataggaatgcaagatTTTATCAACTCATGCCAAGGGAAATCAACGAAGCATTAGCATGAATAGTATAATGCCCCCCATAATACTAACTAGGGAGAGGCTGCGACAAATCCACTAAAACTGCGTCACCAAGAAAATGCATGAAGAAGATACAACATCTGAAGTGACCAAATGATAGTACCTATAATTGAAAAAAGCCTGTGCACCAAGACTAAAACAAACATGAGGTGGAATCTCGAATATCCTAGTATTGTCATGGAGGGATACTCACTTGAAAAAGTTGTGATTAGCAAATAAAATAGGCACTacacaaccccccatggcacttcaTAATATAGTATGAGTACAATAATATGGCAcaacatttatacaaaattccaaATATACATGAGTGACATTGATCCAATGTGTCTTACAAAAGAAGTGCTTACAAAAGATGCTAAAATTAATCTATAGGGATAAAAATAGCCATATGCACATATGATATAGCCAAAATGAATCCAGCCATGCAACTAAAAAATTCCCAAGTGCCAAAAAAACCAAGCAATCAACCAAAGTGTTAGAACACAAAATATTGAATTTATTGTACCTAGAAAAAAAATCTAGAAATATTCATGGATAGAATGAAATTTATCCAAAAGACCTTTTGAACATCGTAAGATTGTACAAAATAGAGATTTGAGCTCAAAAGCCCATAACACACCTATGACTTTAGCAGGCCCTAAAATGCACCAATGGCAAAAAAGTGATGAAAATATTGGCACCATTGAAGAGTACACATAACCACCTTTTTGATGATACCTAGTTTGGAAAAATGGATGATGGATGCACAAGTTATGCCCATTTGAAGTAAAAATTCCGAGTAGGGCCCAAATGTGAAATGCAATTGTAAAACTAACATATCTATGAAAATTATCAATTAGTTGAACCCATTTTGATGGAATGTCTCAATATGGTtacataattttatatatattacaCTCTTTTGCTAAGTTTGTCTACTTCACTAAAACTTATCCATCCTTATTTACTGTCACCTTTGTGAATTCTAGATAGCTACATTAGTGATTAGCCCCAATTCTAATCCACCTAATATATCGACCAAGACTCTACATTTCCTATCTTGTATTGATCTTGTAATAGATGGGGATAATCCTATATGATATGGATCTTAcctaaaatttataattttaaatatgtgaatttataaattattaaatcttgcaatttcctGAAATTTAAGATTGAAGATCTTCTAGAAAGAAATTATGTGAGTATTCCTAAATTTATGTTTTGGATGATACTATTTGATTGATTATTGGGAAGGGGAATAAGCTTTTATATTTTTCATCTATAGATCTCACAAATGAGGAGCAACTATTATCTCTCTTCTTGATGACGGATGAGAGAAGGTGATTTAAAATGTCAATAAAAAAGTTCACATAGCTCTTTGTTTAAGTTCTTTAGTGTATTGTCATTGGGATCCAACTTCATACATATTTGTGCAGTATTCATTATTTCATGGTATTCAAATATATCTATGATTTAAGCATTTAAACatcaattaaaattattaaaaacccTTAAGAAGTTATAATGAACATCTGTAGGAACACTTATTTTAGAACACTTAAAATAATCATCATTTACATTGAAATCATCTATGTCATTACATGTTTATTCCTATTGTCTTCAGCCACTTAGGAAAGGTCATAAAATAAAATATGTCAAGAGGTTGATTTGCGAGAACTTGAAACCTCGTAATTTAGTGGCTTCCCCAAGATATATTTAAATACCATTGATACTTACACATTAATAGAGTGTATAAATCACAATGAACCAAATCAGAAAAATATGCACACAGCTAGATCAGATTTGTGCCTCaaagatcaaatgcatattatGTAAAACCATTCACAAATCAAATGATTGACCCACCTAGAGTTATAGGTCTACATATAATTTTAGGCAATAAACAGTTCAAGGGCATTACTTTCCTTACTATAATGAATTTATCTAAAATCTATAGCATCCATATTAATAATCATTGTTTCAAATCAAACTTTGTAATCCATCATTAGGTGAGAAATACTAAGGCAGGAGATAATGTTTATGTCATCTCTTAGTatctcatcctaatgatggatcatgaagtTTGATATTATCTCTTCTATTGATCTTTGTCATAATGATGGTAGATTATGAAGTTTGATCTAAAACATTGATAATAAAAATTGAACATAATTAAATCAAAGAATCTATTATATATTAACTAGAATGCGGAAACCTCATACTTTTAATCCATATTTATCATGTTCTAAAAGAGACCATTCATCCCTACTGATACTTACATTAATTTATACTTTATTTGTATGCATTTATACAGTTAACCTTAATTCACATTCCTTTTTACACAACTCAATTCTTCATTACTAAGCAAAAGCAACAATATAGATAAATACAAGGTAAGCTGACATATCAAATCAAATATTTTGCTTATCTGAGGCTTTCTGTTTGAGCGCAGAGACAAAGTTGTGGATGTTTGTTCGATGCACCTGGGAATCATCCCTGGGCAAGACCCTGCTAATCTCTTCAACAACTGATCTAATCTTACTGCCTTCCTCCTCCACCATCGCAACTCAGACAGCTCTAGCGATATCTTCCTTAGTAAAGGAACCATCCTCCTTATTTCTCCTCACCTCCACTCCCACCTTGAACTCCTCTGAAATCAGCCTGGCATTCAAACCTTGGTCATACTGCACTGGAAGAGCAACATACGGAGCTCCAAACCTTAAACCTTCTGTAATAGAAGTCCACCCACAATGTGTCAGAGAGGCTCCAGTGGAAGGATGGCTCAAAATGTACAGTGGGAATTCCCAGTTTGGCGGCAACCCGAGGAGCCCAGTACTGCACCATGTCACGTATCACAAAATCAGGGGAAAGCAATTTCAGCAGCTCTTCGAAAGGCTTCACGCAGAGATCGAGAGCTTTACAAGGTAGCGGTATTAGGTTTAAAGCTCCAATCTTGGACAAATCTGAGGTGGACTCAACGCCTGTGGGCAGACCATCCACGGATGGAATCGGTAAGTGTACTAATTGAATTCCCAGTGAGGGCTGTAGTTTTTGTTTAATCCTTTCTATATTAAGCTGAGTGGAGAGGAATGAAATTTTAAGGCCATAACTGGTGAGGCTCTTGGCCAGCTCTAGGAAAGGTGTTATGTGGCCATGGGCAAGCCAAGGAAACATCAACACATGAAGCTGGCGCTGATCCGCCATTGTGTACAGCTGCAGAGTATTTGCAGGAACAAACTCGATCATAATCTCTCCTTTACGGAGATGAGGAATCGCTCGTGTTTGTCTTTTTCTCCTTGGAAGGAGATAAGCAGACTCTTGTCGTGTTCATTTAACATTTTTTTACTTGAAGGAAATGTTTTTTCTAAGATATCAGGATTTAATTATGTAGCGTTTTGATAATTTTTGTTTAATCAAATTATATATGTAGTGTATGTATATGGAGAATATTTATATCATATATCTATTTGATATGAGAGTATAATTTTTAGATTGAAATCTTTTCTTTACGAGTATAATTTTTAGTATTGAGCAAAACTTGATCTTATTTGATACTCCTAGATTGATATCTAGTAGTTTCCTTTAGAACCATTTATCCAAAAAATCATTTGAACATCAATGTGAAATTTTCATTGGATTAGAACTCTTTATTTCAAGCTTAATTAATGAATTACACTTATTTTAAAAtctctattattattattagaaTACTAATACAGTGGTTAGATTTTACAAGTTGGTAACAAATTACCTGATGAAATATTACATTAAAATAATCTGACCAAATTTCATAATGTATATTCTCAAATTtcctttaaaatttcaaaattaccTTATCTTCTATTCTGTTGAATGAAATTTCTAtggaatcatttaaatttttttattttgactataaaaaatttaatattgcaaacttatttcattttcattttattttgtttattatcttATTTGATAATGACAATATTTGTATTCAAAAATTTGTGGGCtaatgaaattatttatttattttatcatatttgagccaattttaatttattgaaaatgTGAAATACAAAAAATATAAGAGATtgtgattaaaaaaattaaaatttgtatatcactttaaaatatttttaaacttAATAATTAGAGATATAATATTTAACAAAGGTTAATGCATAATTATAAATTTTTGATACATTTATATCTATTTTTAATCCATTCGATTTTGTTTATTAATTTAGCCAATGAACATATAGAATTAAAAATTAGAGTAACAATCCTTCaatctaaatttaatttattattttaaataattataaaaatattatttatgttTCTTTCTATTGGTTCATGCTGGGAATAACCAAtatcaaaataaaaagaaatataaaatcTCTTTTGTAAAACACATATCTAATCTAATGCATTTAATTCATTCAATCAAATTTCAAATCTATTAATAATTCTAATAACATGAGCACTACTATATACATGATAAGAGTTATTTTTATGTGAAGGTAAGTTaatatgaagattttttttttgtctttataaAATTAACTTCTAAATTATTTTGTATCATTAAATGATATTTCTTCACTCAATTTATTAGACACATCAAAATTCAAACatcaaataaataagaatataaatAGAAACTAAACAAACATACTTTTTTAAATTAGAAAAGATAATTAAATGTTAAAAATACTACTATAAATACTACCATGGGGCAAAGACTGATCATGGGAGGCTAAAGGACCAGCAGAGGTATTGATGAAAGGCTTCGG
The nucleotide sequence above comes from Cryptomeria japonica chromosome 11, Sugi_1.0, whole genome shotgun sequence. Encoded proteins:
- the LOC131041084 gene encoding UDP-glycosyltransferase 79A2-like; the encoded protein is MADQRQLHVLMFPWLAHGHITPFLELAKSLTSYGLKISFLSTQLNIERIKQKLQPSLGIQLVHLPIPSVDGLPTGVESTSDLSKIGALNLIPLPCKALDLCVKPFEELLKLLSPDFVIRDMVQYWAPRVAAKLGIPTVHFEPSFHWSLSDTLWVDFYYRRFKVWSSVCCSSSAV